TTTTTCCCCACCACATGTTGATCGATTCTCATGCATCAATCACCTCTTAGGTGATATAGCAAGATACCGGTAGCGATAGCAACATTTAAAGACTCTGCTTCTCCAAAAATCGGGATGTATAGATTTTGGCTTGTTCTTTCAAGCAATTTCTTGTTCACACCGCTACCTTCATTTCCAACAATCAGCGCAAAATTCGCTTGTGGAGCAATCGCTGAATAGGTACTTCCATGCAGACTCGTACCAAACACAGGTATGTGATTGTCATGACATAGCTCAATGGCTTCTTCGAGATCCATTTTTTGCACGGGTATATGAAATAACGAGCCTTGTGTTGAACGAATAACTTTCCCATTATAAGGATCGGCTGTGCCAGGGCCAAGAATGATACCTGATATGCCTGCAGCATCAGCGGTACGAATCATTGCTCCTAAATTACCCGGATCTTGAACAGCATCCACAAATAAATATTTCCCTTCCTCTAACAAAAGGTTTTCATTTCCAGGCTGTTGGCAAACTGCTGCAAAACCTTGAGGTGTCTCTGTTTCAGATATTTCCCTCATGACTCTCTCTGACACAGTAACCGTTGGTAATTCTTTTACATTCCACTCTACAGGCATATGTTTATGTTCTTCAATTATTAAACTTTCAATAACCAAATTGGATTTTAAAGCTTCTTCAATGAGATGGATACCTTCAATGATAAAAAGACCTGTATTATCTCGTTCTTTTTTGCTATGAAGTTTTTTCCATGTCTTTATTTTAGAATTTTGCACGGATTCAATGATTTCCATTTGCTACCCCTTTCAATAAATAAACAGCTTATTCCTTCACTATAATCATGTAACCTTTAGTAAATGTATTCCTCATGATACCAGCTTCTAATCACCACTTTAGTCTGTTGCGTTTCACCATACATTAATCCAGTTAGTTTTTACATTCTCAGCAGACCAAGAAAACTTTCTAAGTACATATTGTTCAAAGGTTCCAACCATACTATAACAGAATTAACAAAACAAAACGATTCAATTCCTTAATAGAAACTAAAATGAGAGGCGGTTCATTATGACAAATTTTAATTTGCGTGGTGCCATTCTACAAAATGTATCAGGTAGTAACCAAGAAGAGGTGGAGGCT
The genomic region above belongs to Bacillus sp. A301a_S52 and contains:
- a CDS encoding RNA methyltransferase: MEIIESVQNSKIKTWKKLHSKKERDNTGLFIIEGIHLIEEALKSNLVIESLIIEEHKHMPVEWNVKELPTVTVSERVMREISETETPQGFAAVCQQPGNENLLLEEGKYLFVDAVQDPGNLGAMIRTADAAGISGIILGPGTADPYNGKVIRSTQGSLFHIPVQKMDLEEAIELCHDNHIPVFGTSLHGSTYSAIAPQANFALIVGNEGSGVNKKLLERTSQNLYIPIFGEAESLNVAIATGILLYHLRGD